One genomic region from Kwoniella shivajii chromosome 6, complete sequence encodes:
- a CDS encoding histidinol dehydrogenase, which yields MSTPPFLALLDPSGSTLLPSLALLGPVLIPAALVRAALPTLPSQATYYVQAENSSEDLISFLDNGAQKIVVSLQQLQELGGQVPKERLILKLAEEELTTAKDLVQQVSSMYLVSSQPHTTKSLGLKGVEVFVQNDTAKPAELLELIRTSRPATYVIPTENLAASPQTTSTHLSITEAFLAPIISDRPDGLFPTIVSSSSHSIKPLGLVYSSKESVSEAILTQKGVYQSRKHGLWRKGETSGAVQELVSVKTDCDSDALVFEVVQHGSGFCHLPQSTCFGNFTGISKLEDTLRSRLESAPEGSYTKRLFTDEKLLRSKIMEEAEELCDATTKEEVAFEAADLVYFALARCISKGVSLKDVEKALDSKSLKITRRKGDAKPKWEEKINGGDKEVKADSKPTEPIPKSFPEVDESRIKMRNVVLSKLNKEENKKLLLRPVLNSLAMIDKVKPIVERVRKEGDDGLKAMTKQFDKAELSSNVMLPPFATPDEDQLPPDVKAAIDVAYNNVKTFHTAQAEKEPLIVETMPGVQCSRFVRPIARVGIYVPGGTAILPSTAIMLGVPAQVAGCKTIVLATPPRPDGSISPEVLYVAKLVGVTCILKAGGAQAVGAMAYGTEEVPKVDKIFGPGNQWVTAAKMLVQNDTDALVAIDMPAGPSEVLVIADHTANPVFVASDLLSQAEHGTDSQVVLVGISLTPKLLEEIEEQIDIQAKALPRVAIAREAIKKSVIVLVDSQKEAIEFSNEYAPEHLILHLEDAVKAVDGIENAGSVFVGAFSPESCGDYASGTNHTLPTNGFARQFSGVNTLSFQKHITSQLVSSDGLRVLGPSVVRLAEREGLEAHANAVRVRLAVLDK from the exons ATGTCAACACCACCCTTCTTGGCACTACTTGATCCATCCGGATCCACACTGCTCCCTTCCCTCGCCCTCCTAGGACCCGTACTCATCCCGGCAGCCCTAGTTCGAGCAGCTCTCCCGACCTTGCCATCTCAGGCAACCTATTACGTCCAAGCTGAAAATTCGTCCGAAGACCTGATCTCATTCCTCGATAATGGTGCTCAGAAGATTGTGGTATCATTACAACAACTCCAAGAGCTTGGTGGTCAAGTACCGAAAGAACGATTGATCCTGAAGCTAGCTGAAGAGGAGTTGACAACGGCGAAAGATCTCGTACAACAAGTCTCATCAATGTATCTTGTCTCTTCCCAACCCCACACCACCAAATCACTCGGTCTAAAAGGTGTCGAGGTGTTCGTCCAAAATGATACAGCCAAACCTGCTGAACTACTCGAATTGATCAGAACATCTCGTCCAGCAACATATGTTATCCCTACCGAAAACCTTGCAGCTTCCCctcaaaccacctccactcACCTTTCCATCACCGAAGCCTTCCTCGCCCCTATCATCTCCGATCGACCAGATGGACTGTTCCCAACCATCGTCTCATCATCGAGTCACTCCATCAAGCCACTTGGTCTAGTCTATTCCTCCAAAGAATCGGTGTCTGAAGCTATACTCACTCAAAAAGGAGTATACCAATCACGTAAACATGGATTatggagaaaaggagagacTTCTGGTGCTGTACAAGAACTTGTATCCGTCAAAACAGATTGTGACAGTGATGCACTTGTTTTCGAAGTGGTTCAACATGGATCTGGATTCTGTCATCTCCCTCAATCAACGTGTTTCGGAAACTTTACCGGTATCTCTAAACTCGAAGATACACTCAGATCGAGATTAGAATCTGCTCCTGAAGGAAGTTACACAAAGAGATTGTTCACCGATGAAAAGCTATTGCGAAGTAAgataatggaagaagctgaagagtTATGTGATGCTaccaccaaagaagaagtcgcTTTCGAAGCTGCCGATTTGGTATACTTTGCTCTCGCTCGATGTATATCCAAAGGTGTttcattgaaagatgttgagaaGGCTTTGGATTCGAAATCATTGAAAatcacaagaagaaaaggtgatgCCAAGCCtaaatgggaagaaaagatcaacgGTGGAGATAAAGAAGTTAAAGCAGATTCAAAACCAACAGAACCTATACCGAAATCGTTCCCCGAAGTTGACGAAAGcagaatcaagatgagaaatGTTGTCTTGTCTAAACTCAACaaggaagagaacaagaaacTATTACTTCGACCTGTTCTCAACTCGCTAGCTATGATTGATAAAGTCAAGCCTATCGTTGAGAGAGTAcgaaaagaaggtgatgatgggttGAAAGCAATGACCAAACAATTCGATAAAGCGGAATTATCATCAAATGTGATGTTACCTCCTTTCGCTActccagatgaagatcaactCCCTCCAGATGTCAAGGCGGCTATCGATGTGGCTTATAACAACGTCAAGACCTTCCATACTGCTCAAGCGGAGAAAGAACCTCTGATAGTTGAGACAATGCCAGGTGTTCAATGTTCAAGATTCGTTAGACCCATTGCAAGAGTCGGAATATACGTTCCAGGTGGTACTGCAATCTTACCATCAACAGCAATCATGCTTGGTGTGCCTGCTCAAGTGGCAGGATGCAAGACCATTGTCTTGGCCACCCCACCTAGACCAGATGGATCTATTTCACCGGAAGTACTGTACGTTGCCAAATTAGTTGGAGTCACCTGCATATTGAAAGCGGGCGGTGCTCAAGCTGTAGGAGCAATGGCTTACGGTACCGAGGAAGTACCTAAAGTGGACAAAATCTTCGGTCCAGGTAACCAATGGGTAACGGCAGCTAAAATGTTGGTGCAGAACGATACAGATGCTTTGGTTGCTATCGATATGCCAGCTGGTCCTTCAGAAGTACTG GTCATTGCCGATCATACAGCCAACCCCGTTTTCGTCGCATCCGACTTGCTTTCCCAAGCAGAGCACGGAACAGATTCTCAAGTAGTGTTGGTCGGTATCAGCCTTACTCCCAAGCTTCTTGAGGAGATCGAAGAGcaaattgatattcaagctaAGGCATTGCCTCGAGTGGCCATTGCTAGAGAAGCAATTAAGAAGAGTGTCATTGTTTTGGTAGACTCGCAAAAAGAAGCGATCGAATTCTCTAATGAATATGCTCCGGAACATTTGATCTTGCACTTGGAAGATGCTGTTAAAGCTGTAGATGGAATCGAAAATGCAGGTAGTGTCTTCGTCGGTGCTTTCTCTCCTGAATC ATGTGGTGATTACGCCTCAGGTACGAATCATACCCTCCCAACCAACGGTTTCGCCAGACAATTCTCAGGAGTGAACaccctttctttccaaaaGCATATCACATCTCAGCTCGTTTCCAGTGATGGATTGAGAGTTCTTGGTCCCAGTGTGGTAAGATTGGCCGAGAGGGAAGGGTTGGAGGCCCACGCCAATGCTGTCAGAGTTAGATTAGCGGTATTGGACAAATAA
- a CDS encoding elongation factor 2 yields the protein MDHPTNIRNMSVIAHVDHGKSTLTDSLVSKAGIIASSKAGEMRFTDTRQDEIDRGITIKSTAISMYFPLPKEDVDDIAQKTEGNEFLINLIDSPGHVDFSSEVTAALRVTDGALVVVDCVEGVCVQTETVLRQSLGERVKPVLIINKVDRALLELQVSKEDLYQSFCRTIESVNVIISTYTDPVLGDTQVYPEKGTVAFGSGLHGWAFSLRQFAGRYSKKFGVDKNKLMPKLWGDNYFNAKTKKWSTTAAGGGERAFNMFVLDPIFRLFDSIMNYKKDEIPTLLEKLEIRLIGDEKDLEGKQLLKTVMKKFLPAGDSLLEMIVINLPSPVTAQRYRVETLYEGPMDDESAIAIRDCDAKGPLMVYVSKMVPTSDKGRFYAFGRVFSGTVSSGPKVRIQGPNFVPGKKEDSVVKSIQRTVLMMGRSTEAIEDCPAGNIIGLVGVDQFLLKSGTLTTSDTAHNMRVMKFSVSPVVQVAVECKNAADLPKLVEGLKRLSKSDPCVKTWMDENGSIIVAGAGELHLEICLNDLENDHAGVPLRKSDPVVGYRETVTAESSMVALSKSQNKHNRLYVKAEPLDEELTLDIESGKVAPRDDPKIRARYLADTYGWDVTDARKIWTFGPDTTGPNVMLDGSKGVQYMNEIKDSCVAAFQWATKEGGVCEEPMRGVRLNILDCTLHADAIHRGGGQIIPTCRRVTYAAQLLAKPGLQEPMFLVEIAVPESAQGGVYSCLNVRRGQVFSSEQRIGTPMYTMKAYLPVSESFGFNADLRAATGGQAFPQAVFDHYALINGDPTEVGSKTNDLAVKIRTRKGLKPDVPLYDHFYDKL from the exons ATGG ACCACCCCACCAACATCCGAAACATGTCGGTTATCGCTCACGTCGACCACGGTAAATCTACCCTTACCGACTCTTTGGTCTCAAAGGCCGGTATCAttgcttcttccaaagctggtGAGATGCGATTTACCGACACACG tcaagatgagattgaccGAGGTATCACTATCAAGTCAACTGCTATCTCCATGTACTTCCCCCTCCCCAAAGAGGATGTAGATGACATCGCTCAAAAGACTGAGG GAAACGAgttcttgatcaacttgatcgaCTCCCCCGGTCACGTCGATTTCTCATCAGAAGTTACTGCTGCTCTTCGAGTCACTGACGG TGCCCTTGTCGTTGTTGACTGTGTTGAGGGTGTTTGTGTTCAAACCGAGACTGTGCTCCGACAATCTCTTGGTGAGCGAGTCAAGCCTGTTCTTATCATCAACAAGGTCGACCGAGCTCTTCTCGAGTTGCAAGTCTCCAAGGAAGATCTCTACCAATCTTTCTGCCGAACCATCGAGTCCGTCaacgtcatcatctccacctacACCGACCCCGTCCTTGGTGACACTCAAGTCTACCCCGAAAAAGGTACCGTCGCTTTCGGTTCCGGTCTCCACGGTTGGGCTTTCTCCCTCCGACAATTCGCCGGTCGATACTCCAAGAAATTCGGTGTTGACAAGAACAAGCTCATGCCTAAACTTTGGGGTGACAACTACTTCAACGCCAAAACCAAGAAATGGTCTACCACTGCTGCCGGCGGTGGTGAGAGAGCTTTCAACATGTTCGTTCTTGACCCTATTTTCAGACTTTTCGACTCTATCATGAACTacaagaaggatgagatcCCCACCCTTCTCGAGAAACTCGAAATCAGACTTATCGGTGACGAGAAAGACCTCGAGGGTAAACAACTCCTCAAGACCGTCATGAAGAAGTTCTTACCCGCAggtgattctcttcttgaaatGATTGTTATCAACCTTCCTTCCCCCGTTACTGCTCAACGATACCGAGTAGAGACCCTTTACGAGGGTCCTATGGATGACGAGTCCGCTATCGCTATCCGAGACTGTGATGCCAAGGGTCCTTTGATGGTCTACGTCTCCAAGATGGTGCCCACCTCTGATAAAGGTCGATTCTACGCTTTCGGTCGAGTCTTCTCTGGTACCGTCTCTTCCGGTCCCAAGGTCCGAATTCAAGGTCCCAACTTCGTCCCcggaaagaaggaagattcCGTTGTCAAGTCTATTCAACGAACTGTTCTCATGATGGGTCGATCTACCGAGGCTATTGAGGACTGTCCCGCCGGTAACATCATCGGTCTTGTCGGTGTCGATCAATTCTTGCTCAAATCCGGTACTCTTACCACCTCTGACACTGCTCACAACATGAGAGTCATGAAATTCTCCGTATCTCCCGTCGTTCAAGTCGCTGTCGAATGTAAGAACGCCGCCGATTTGCCCAAACTCGTAGAAGGTCTTAAACGACTTTCCAAATCTGACCCTTGTGTCAAGACTTGGATGGACGAGAATGGATCTATCATTGTTGCCGGTGCTGGTGAGCTCCATTTGGAAATCTGTCTTAACGATCTCGAAAACGACCACGCTGGTGTCCCTCTCCGAAAATCCGACCCTGTCGTCGGTTACCGAGAGACCGTCACTGCCGAATCTTCCATGGTCGCCCTTTCCAAATCTCAAAACAAGCACAACAGACTTTACGTCAAGGCTGAACCTCTTGATGAGGAACTTACCTTGGATATCGAGTCCGGTAAAGTCGCTCCTCGAGACGACCCCAAGATCCGAGCTCGATACCTCGCCGACACTTACGGTTGGGATGTTACCGATGCACGAAAGATCTGGACTTTCGGTCCCGACACCACTGGTCCTAACGTCATGTTAGACGGTTCCAAGGGTGTTCAATACATgaacgaaatcaaagattCATGTGTTGCCGCATTCCAATGGGCTaccaaagaaggtggtgtCTGTGAAGAGCCAATGAGAGGTGTTCGACTCAACATTCTCGACTGTACCTTACACGCCGATGCTATCCACAGAGGTGGTGGTCAAATCATCCCCACATGTCGACGAGTAACATACGCTGCTCAATTGCTCGCCAAACCCGGACTTCAAGAACCCATGTTCTTGGTCGAAATCGCCGTTCCCGAATCTGCTCAAGGTGGTGTCTAC TCATGTTTGAACGTCCGACGAGGTCAAGTGTTCTCTTCCGAACAAAGAATCGGTACACCCATGTACACCATGAAGGCCTACCTTCCTGTATCCGAGTCATTCGGTTTCAACGCCGACTTGCGAGCTGCTACCGGTGGACAAGCGTTCCCTCAAGCTGTATTTGACCATTACGCTTTGATCAAC GGTGACCCCACTGAAGTTGGATCCAAGACCAACGACCTTGCCGTCAAGATCCGAACCCGAAAAGGTCTCAAACCCGACGTACCTTTATACGATCACTTCTACGACAAACTTTAA